A section of the Tenrec ecaudatus isolate mTenEca1 chromosome 10, mTenEca1.hap1, whole genome shotgun sequence genome encodes:
- the LOC142457971 gene encoding olfactory receptor 1L6-like: MLRGNQSHITEFLLLGLTTDPKQQIWLFAIFLAMYLINVVGNTVIIAAIRGDVRLHTPMYFFLSNLSFVDICFTNVIVPRMLANMMSKSKRVPFAQCLMQMYFFVACAITDSFLLAAMAIDRYVAICNPLHYTTTMSPRRCLLLVVASWVVSHLHSLTHTVLMARLSFCGSNIIHHFFCDVQPLLTLSCSDTSVNELLAFTEGSFVIMSPFIFIIVSYVYIARAVLRVPSGGGRYKVFSTCGSHLTVVALYYGTAISVYIRPSSTYSVTKDRVVTVIYTVVIPMLNPFIYSLRNKDMKRALRKLTKRTE, encoded by the coding sequence GCTCTTTGCCATTTTCCTGGCCATGTACCTGATCAACGTGGTTGGTAACACAGTCATCATCGCAGCCATCCGAGGAGATGTCCGCCTCCACactcccatgtacttcttcctctccaacctgTCCTTTGTGGACATCTGCTTCACAAACGTCATTGTGCCAAGGATGCTGGCAAACATGATGAGCAAGAGCAAGAGGGTCCCATTTGCCCAGTGTCTCATGCAGATGTACTTCTTTGTGGCCTGTGCCATCACTGACAGTTTCCTCCTGGCTGCCATGGCCattgaccgctatgtggccatctgtaaCCCACTGCATTACACCACAACCATGAGCCCCAGGCGCTGCCTCCTGCTGGTGGTGGCGTCCTGGGTGGTGTCCCAcctccactcactcacccacacgGTTCTCATGGCCCGCCTCTCCTTCTGTGGATCCAACATCATCCACCACTTTTTCTGTGACGTCCAGCCCCTGCTAACGCTCTCCTGCTCTGATACCTCTGTCAATGAGCTTCTCGCCTTCACAGAGGgctcctttgtgatcatgagtcccTTTATCTTCATTATTGTGTCATATGTCTACATCGCCCGTGCTGTCCTGAGGGTCCCTTCAGGAGGAGGCAGGTACAAGgtcttctccacctgtgggtcccaCCTCACAGTGGTGGCACTCTACTATGGAACTGCCATCTCAGTGTACATTCGCCCCTCATCCACCTACTCGGTGACAAAGGACCGCGTGGTCACTGTCATCTACACTGTGGTAATCCCCATGCTCAATCCTTTCATCTACAGCCTTAGGAACAAGGACATGAAGCGGGCTTTGAGAAAGCTGACTAAGAGAACAGAATAA